A segment of the Lycium barbarum isolate Lr01 chromosome 7, ASM1917538v2, whole genome shotgun sequence genome:
GCCCATTTTGATCTGCCCAAAATTCTGCCGAACCCGCTCATTTGTAAATTGTTAATAGTGCCGACTTATGAGATATTAAATGTTTTGCCATGAAACCTATTGGGTTTAAGTTAATGCGAatgggaaatgcttcccaatagCTATATAAATCTGGCCAGGTCATCAGATTTTCCTTACGAAAAATCTGATcatctttttccttcttttcaaCACTTCAAATATTTTATGTGTGTGATTTCTACCGTCTGTTGTGTTCGTCGTTCATCAAGGTTTGAGGTATATTACTAGAAAACACGGAATTAGCACTGAAAAAAACTCCGTAGCTAAACAACAAAAATTTCATGCTAATCCCATTTAGCTACGGATTGTAAAAATTCAATTAGCTAGGAGCTATTTAGCGACGAATTAGCTAGGGATACAGACAAATTCTATAGCTGATCGCGTGTTCTCTATTAGTATACCGCTACACTAGTAAGTTAATttgttctatcctgggaggatatattccataaCCTCGGTTACATTGAgaggaataatttccttaaggacacactgtgaagTCAGTGGACTCAAATTTATTTTCCGTTCTTTCCAGATTTTGTTTTAgattatttttccaaatacaGAATTTCTACAAAACTTAACTTTTGTATCATACTGGTCACGTTTGTTTAAGCAGACCAATACAccaaggggtcgtttggttgggaaCAAGTTATATTAGGATTATTTATTCCGGGATTAGTTATTACACCTTCTCACatggataaaataacactacaatttCGAAATTACTAATCTCGAAATTAATTATACCGCTATTTTATTCCAACCAAATATGAtataaactcatctcaaattaATTTCAAAATTATTTATCTCTTATTCCTCGTACTAAATGAGCCCTAACAGAAAACATTTATAGTCAAGGTTAACATGTATCCCGAGTTAATGGAAAAAGGTATTTGTCACGTGTTAATGTACTTACACATTTACACTGCCACACTTAAAACATAGTCAAAAAGAAAGAAGTAGAAGTAGGAAGAACGAAAGAGAAAACTAGTGGAGACGTATGAAGGAAAAAGTCAAAGCGTGGAAATGGAAATGGACCAGCGCTTCCCACACACACTTGTCGGAATAATTTCGAATAAAAGAGAATTAAACAATTTCTACGGCTTTTGTACGAGCACCAGTAGCATGTGGTCTTCGCTCAAACTTTCATTTCTATAAACACTAATAAAGCAATAAGGTTAGAAATTATAGTAGTGTTTGGCTGTGCCTCCCCTTTTCGAAGTCATGCTTGTTAGTGCTTTTATAACTAATAGTATGTTTGTCCaagcttattttttttaaaatgtaattatttttttaataagtgcttattttaaaaaagtgaggtgtttgactAAGCTTTTAGGAGAAACTAAATGTTTATGAGGAGTAGCAGAAACTGTTTttaagaagctaaaaaaaaaaaatcacccgaaaacacttttttgaaagcacttttgagaaaaacaCACTTAGtttcactttttaaaagcttggtcaaacaataattactgctcaaaagtgttttttaaattaattggccaaacgcAAACTGCTttttgtcaaaagtacttttttaaaaagcacttttcaaacaaagctgattttagaagattagccaaacaggctattaaatactccctctgtcccataataagtgtcaccttagccaaaaaaaattgtcccataataagtgtcaccttaaaaaaccaagacataaattaaCTAGTTTTTTCAAATTCTATCCTTAgataataaaataatatttaaatgACGATGAAAAAAACCACATAGTAACATCTAAATGTTCTGCTATAACGTTGCTCACTTTGATTACAAGTTAAAGACCATTCAATTTGGTCTTAGTCACCTAACGTTTGTATTTAAAATAATGACTCATTAATATATActaaaataatgaattaaaaacttctttttgagatatttaatttaatattttcaCAACATCATGTTGAGTTATAATAGTAAATTACCTATTTTCCAATAATTGCAGTTATTGGCATCTTGCAACTCTTCAGCTGCATCAAGTGAATCACCAAAAATTTGAAACAACTAATTGGTTCACTCAAACAACAACTTTGCATTATTGTCTCTCCAGCATCAAATTACTATAAGATCAAACTTATCAAGTCGCATATTATCGATATCAAAACTGACGTAAGAacatgaaatgcaaaaaataataatattttgtgCACGGGCTTTTCATATCTAGTAGCTATAGTAATAGAAGTATCCTCTGACTCACTTTTCAGTATTCTGAAAGTACTGCTTAGAGAGATTGAATTCAGTGTCACAAAACATGCTAATTAAAATTTTACACAATAAGTTATCGCGATCTGTCAGGATTTGACCAAATTTTGATATTCGTCGGAATTcgtgaaaaaaataagttttaacTATGAAGTGAAGTTCATCAGAATTTGAGGGGAATGGACACTAGCCCAATTAGAAAGGTAGTATCTTTTAAGGAGGAACGTGCTGTCATTTGTCAAATAGCCCAAATCTACTACTCGCTCCagtcacttttacttgtctagtatactaaaattatattttcaattttacttgtcacttttagcatgttaaaagaaaaatatatttcttttttatattttacccttagcattaattaatCATTTCTCATGACTTAAGACTAAACATTAATTAATATGCATACGGTGGGAAAATACCATATCAATTATTGATTGTTTCTTCAAAGATGTGCAAAGTCCGAACttaacaagtaaaagtggacggagagagtaatatGATGCTTCTATGAAACTTTCACTTTATTACTGTACCCGACTCTTGAGTTACAACACAAGGCAATAAGGATGTTTCTCAAAGGGGTGCTCCATCAATCATTGATGTTGAAACTTGACTGGATAGAACTTAAACTCGAAAATGAAATCCAAGTCACCAAGAAAACAAGTCAACAACGAACACTAAACTAAAGACTTCGCACTGATTAAACGGTCCTTTACTCAGCATCTATAAATTTGCCTTCTGTCAACTTGATGATCGTTCAATTTGCACAATGCCTAGTTTGAATATCCCATTATGCCTTGTGCTTTTCTTGATCAGCCAAAGTAATAGAATTACAGTATCAGCTCTTGATGACTCTTATTATTGCCCAAACACAACTACTTACAGTACAAATTCCTCTTATCATTCCAACCTCATCTTACTACTTTCAACCTTTTCTAACGCCTCAAGCAAATATGGTTTTTACAATTCCTCCACTGGCAGCGGCAGTAATTCTGAAAGAATCTATGGTTTGTTTATGTGTCGAGCTGATATTTCAAGGGGGTATTGTCAAGATTGTGTGACTACAGCTGCTAAAAATATAATCCAGTTTTGCCCCGGCAGAAAAACGGCTGTATTTTGGTCGGACCGGTGCTTATTACGTTATACGAATCGATCAATTTTCCCCGATCCAGATTATGGATCCATAATTAACAAACCAGATAGACCTTATGTTGTACGTAATCCTATTCAGATTACCTCTGATGAACAGACTATGTTCAAACAGAAGCTGGGGGAATTGATAGATGACGTGGCGACTCAGGCTGCTAGTGATCCTTCGATAGGCAAGAAATTCGCCACTAGAGAAGCCAATTTTACTGTTAACAAAACAATTTATGCCTCAGCTCAATGCATTCCTGATCTTTCTTCTTCTGCTTGCCTAAAGTGCCTTAGGATTGTGATCAAAGTTTTCCATAAGTTTCATGATGAACCTATGGGTGCTAGAGTTCAATTTCCCAGTTGTCTTATGAGGTATGAAGAATACCCCTTCTACAACAGCAAGCCACCTGCTCTGTCCTATAATCAAGGTACTGTTTACTATACAATAGCAAAAGCAAACTGCTTTGTTCTTAACGGGCCTATCAGGCACGAATTTTAATTTGTCGAGAGGGTAAGCTTCATAATCCGAATGGTAAAATAAAATGGCAAAATACACCAAACTATTAGTAGTGGTACATGAAAAAAAACGTAAATATGAATTTGAATTCTTGAATTGTTGATGCAGGGCATAATGGAATTCCAAAACATGTAGTCCTAATTTTCTGTGTAGTCGTTGCCATCGTTCTTTTGTTTCTACTATCCAGTGGACTCTTTCTTTTGCTActgaggagaaggaggaggaaaaGAAATAATACGCTAAAGGAGATGAATGGTAAGATGCTACTATAATTATGATCTTTATGCTTTTAGTAGTCAAGTCCTttgtttttattaattatttcttCTCTTCTAtgtatttacataagttacagtTGATCTTAGTGGGATTCTAACGGCTGAATCCTTGCAATATGACTTTAGTACAATTGAAGCTGCCACTAACTGTTTCTCTATGGAAAACAAAATTGGTGTTGGTGGATTTGGTGATGTATATAAGGTAGAGTAGATTCATGACTACTCCAATTTATATAACACGTTTTATTTTCCTGATCACTAATCCCATTTCTTATGGATAATTACTTGTGTTAGGAGACTTGATAATATAAAACTCAAAATATTCATTCACAATTCTTtaagtcattcagggtgagcttgTAACTGGACAAGAGATAGCTGTAAAAAGACTATCAAGAAGGTCAAGCCAAGGTGTAAATGAATTTAAGAATGAGGTTGTACTTGTAGCTAAGCTTCAACACAAAAATTTAGTGAGACTGCTCGGTTTTTGCTTGGAAGGAGAAGAAAAGATACTCATCTATGAGTTCGTGCCCAACAAAAGCCTCGACTATTTCTTACTTGGTTGGTTTGCTTATACTCCCTTATTCAATTTATgagtcttacttttctttttagtatgTCTATAAAATAGTGTcaatttctatatttagtaactcttATGGTATGTTTAAGATACGAAGAAGCAAGCGGCTTTGAGTTGGTCAGTACGTGACAAGATTATTAGAGGAATAGTACGAGGATTAGTTTATCTTCATGAAGATTCTCGTCCTCGAATCATACATCGTGATCTTAAAGCAAGCAATATTTTGTTAGACAAAGACATGAACTCAAAAATTTCAGATTTTGGCATGGCTAGGATTTTTGGAGTTGATCAAACTGAAGGAAGCACTGGCATAATTGTTGGCACATAGTAAGTGCACCGGGCTTTgcccttttttttaaaaactatTGATGCTACACATGTCAAGTGTGCATGCGCGTACTTAGTGTTAAAAAATAACTTCAAATCTTTTATGGATCAGTCTTTTTATCATATTGTTAATTAATgtgatttatttttatttgttagCGGCTACATGTCTCCAGAATATGCGATGCACGGTCAGTTCTCTGTGAAGTCTGATGTATTCAGTTTCGGTGTGCTTCTTCTGGAGATAATAAGTGGAAAGAGAAATAGATCATTTTATCAAGAAGATAAATTTGATGACCTTGTTGCCCATGTAAGTGTAAATTAAAAGTATTGAATAGGTGATCCCCTTACTTACCTTTCAATAGTATGTATTTTTCAGTTCTATTCATGTTTCTCCCAACTGCAATAGTAATGTCTTCTGCATCATGTATGTTTGTACATAATATTATCATGTTCAAATCCTAATATATATTATTGATTTAATAGATATTGCATATAAGTTTATGCATAAAGCCATTTTAACATTATCCTTCTACACCATTCAATTGTTTTTTATAACCTTTAGAGGACACTATGAATACTTTGTCGGTATTTATAGGCTTGGAAGCTGTGGAAAGATGGCAAAGCTATGGAACTCGTAGATTCAACTCTTATCGGTGACTCAAATTTAAGGTCTGAAATCATGAGATGTATACATATTGGGTTGTTATGTGTTCAAAATGATTTGGATCAAAGACCTACAACTGCTTTGATAGCTCATATTCTCAGTACTGCATCTGCTACTCTGCCAGAGCCAAATCAACCAGCATCTTATAAGGATTACACTAGAATAGAAAAGATGGATCAACACACAAGCAAATCCATTCGATCGTCCGTTATTCAA
Coding sequences within it:
- the LOC132604006 gene encoding cysteine-rich receptor-like protein kinase 25 isoform X3, encoding MPSLNIPLCLVLFLISQSNRITVSALDDSYYCPNTTTYSTNSSYHSNLILLLSTFSNASSKYGFYNSSTGSGSNSERIYGLFMCRADISRGYCQDCVTTAAKNIIQFCPGRKTAVFWSDRCLLRYTNRSIFPDPDYGSIINKPDRPYVVRNPIQITSDEQTMFKQKLGELIDDVATQAASDPSIGKKFATREANFTVNKTIYASAQCIPDLSSSACLKCLRIVIKVFHKFHDEPMGARVQFPSCLMRYEEYPFYNSKPPALSYNQGHNGIPKHVVLIFCVVVAIVLLFLLSSGLFLLLLRRRRRKRNNTLKEMNVTVDLSGILTAESLQYDFSTIEAATNCFSMENKIGVGGFGDVYKGELVTGQEIAVKRLSRRSSQGVNEFKNEVVLVAKLQHKNLVRLLGFCLEGEEKILIYEFVPNKSLDYFLLDFGMARIFGVDQTEGSTGIIVGTYGYMSPEYAMHGQFSVKSDVFSFGVLLLEIISGKRNRSFYQEDKFDDLVAHAWKLWKDGKAMELVDSTLIGDSNLRSEIMRCIHIGLLCVQNDLDQRPTTALIAHILSTASATLPEPNQPASYKDYTRIEKMDQHTSKSIRSSVIQEPITEVYPR
- the LOC132604006 gene encoding cysteine-rich receptor-like protein kinase 44 isoform X1; protein product: MPSLNIPLCLVLFLISQSNRITVSALDDSYYCPNTTTYSTNSSYHSNLILLLSTFSNASSKYGFYNSSTGSGSNSERIYGLFMCRADISRGYCQDCVTTAAKNIIQFCPGRKTAVFWSDRCLLRYTNRSIFPDPDYGSIINKPDRPYVVRNPIQITSDEQTMFKQKLGELIDDVATQAASDPSIGKKFATREANFTVNKTIYASAQCIPDLSSSACLKCLRIVIKVFHKFHDEPMGARVQFPSCLMRYEEYPFYNSKPPALSYNQGHNGIPKHVVLIFCVVVAIVLLFLLSSGLFLLLLRRRRRKRNNTLKEMNVTVDLSGILTAESLQYDFSTIEAATNCFSMENKIGVGGFGDVYKGELVTGQEIAVKRLSRRSSQGVNEFKNEVVLVAKLQHKNLVRLLGFCLEGEEKILIYEFVPNKSLDYFLLDTKKQAALSWSVRDKIIRGIVRGLVYLHEDSRPRIIHRDLKASNILLDKDMNSKISDFGMARIFGVDQTEGSTGIIVGTYGYMSPEYAMHGQFSVKSDVFSFGVLLLEIISGKRNRSFYQEDKFDDLVAHAWKLWKDGKAMELVDSTLIGDSNLRSEIMRCIHIGLLCVQNDLDQRPTTALIAHILSTASATLPEPNQPASYKDYTRIEKMDQHTSKSIRSSVIQEPITEVYPR
- the LOC132604006 gene encoding cysteine-rich receptor-like protein kinase 44 isoform X2, whose protein sequence is MPSLNIPLCLVLFLISQSNRITVSALDDSYYCPNTTTYSTNSSYHSNLILLLSTFSNASSKYGFYNSSTGSGSNSERIYGLFMCRADISRGYCQDCVTTAAKNIIQFCPGRKTAVFWSDRCLLRYTNRSIFPDPDYGSIINKPDRPYVVRNPIQITSDEQTMFKQKLGELIDDVATQAASDPSIGKKFATREANFTVNKTIYASAQCIPDLSSSACLKCLRIVIKVFHKFHDEPMGARVQFPSCLMRYEEYPFYNSKPPALSYNQGHNGIPKHVVLIFCVVVAIVLLFLLSSGLFLLLLRRRRRKRNNTLKEMNVDLSGILTAESLQYDFSTIEAATNCFSMENKIGVGGFGDVYKGELVTGQEIAVKRLSRRSSQGVNEFKNEVVLVAKLQHKNLVRLLGFCLEGEEKILIYEFVPNKSLDYFLLDTKKQAALSWSVRDKIIRGIVRGLVYLHEDSRPRIIHRDLKASNILLDKDMNSKISDFGMARIFGVDQTEGSTGIIVGTYGYMSPEYAMHGQFSVKSDVFSFGVLLLEIISGKRNRSFYQEDKFDDLVAHAWKLWKDGKAMELVDSTLIGDSNLRSEIMRCIHIGLLCVQNDLDQRPTTALIAHILSTASATLPEPNQPASYKDYTRIEKMDQHTSKSIRSSVIQEPITEVYPR